From Pelotomaculum schinkii, the proteins below share one genomic window:
- a CDS encoding DUF2399 domain-containing protein, translating to MHDSYLNTFLNNGEIVISDIADDRGIHERVIHQQQKIVQYKTKTLIYSLEENDIPPEIQNKTPWSKKKTASQLKNWSGSGLSGLAFSHQTNKWVALGILIQVNEFADRGINLKNTYYVPGFNLLNYWKTQARENEEQNKKLIRAFTEILNNLTNPYAHVGFETLKQWLLNRINEKKISIKHLDFFLSVLITASKAPFFDWKEIGTNSYFKEKVHAASKMFDGNMVALLEELEEIIGDPVSSIHLTTRPGNRDIILAAQCRLVFTFGMYNYEKAPVLAKVTDEEVHYLQSIDAKNIRTIFAAENRAVVRKLIKHIPYGHRAHIGIVGFDGQVRSAVYDLLRHFKNAGVGQIIIWSDYDRAAIAMVEKLYALEFEQFKFVAKKQGTLLLVSYAEGLKQLKELAGTNHLTEQENFLWDFDLLEAIVLEGNVND from the coding sequence ATGCATGACAGCTATTTAAATACATTTTTGAACAATGGTGAAATCGTCATTTCCGATATTGCAGACGATAGAGGAATTCATGAGAGAGTTATTCACCAACAGCAAAAAATTGTTCAGTACAAAACAAAAACACTGATTTACTCTCTTGAAGAAAACGATATACCCCCAGAAATACAAAATAAAACGCCATGGAGTAAGAAGAAGACTGCTTCGCAACTTAAAAACTGGTCAGGTTCCGGGTTAAGTGGCTTGGCATTTTCTCATCAAACTAATAAGTGGGTAGCCCTGGGTATTCTTATTCAGGTTAATGAATTTGCCGACCGAGGAATTAATCTTAAAAATACATATTATGTTCCGGGTTTCAATTTGCTAAATTATTGGAAAACTCAAGCGCGAGAAAATGAAGAACAGAATAAAAAACTTATCAGAGCGTTTACCGAAATCCTGAACAACCTAACCAATCCATATGCGCATGTGGGTTTTGAAACATTAAAGCAATGGCTTTTAAATCGAATTAACGAAAAGAAAATTTCGATAAAACATTTGGACTTTTTCCTTTCTGTTCTTATAACCGCTTCCAAAGCACCTTTTTTTGATTGGAAAGAGATAGGGACAAACTCCTATTTTAAAGAGAAAGTCCATGCTGCGTCAAAAATGTTTGATGGAAACATGGTTGCACTGCTGGAAGAGCTGGAAGAAATCATAGGTGACCCCGTTAGCAGTATCCACCTGACAACACGGCCGGGAAACAGGGATATCATACTGGCTGCTCAGTGCCGGTTGGTCTTTACATTTGGTATGTATAACTATGAAAAAGCTCCGGTTTTAGCTAAAGTAACTGACGAAGAAGTGCATTATTTACAGTCGATAGACGCAAAAAATATTAGAACTATTTTTGCTGCTGAAAACAGAGCGGTCGTTCGAAAGCTGATTAAACATATACCCTATGGACATAGGGCCCATATTGGCATCGTTGGGTTTGACGGTCAAGTACGCTCTGCTGTCTATGATTTACTGCGTCATTTCAAGAATGCGGGTGTCGGTCAAATTATTATTTGGAGCGACTATGACAGGGCCGCAATCGCTATGGTTGAAAAACTTTATGCTTTGGAATTTGAACAGTTTAAGTTTGTTGCCAAAAAACAGGGAACGCTCCTCCTGGTTTCCTATGCAGAAGGCTTAAAGCAATTAAAAGAATTGGCCGGCACAAACCACTTAACGGAGCAAGAAAATTTTTTATGGGATTTTGATTTGTTAGAGGCAATCGTTTTGGAGGGAAATGTCAATGATTGA
- a CDS encoding type II toxin-antitoxin system RelE/ParE family toxin, which yields MKYKIRINPMAIADVQEIKAYIAEDNPEAAIQMGAVIYSKIENLADFPEMGVSLGAKINLKTDYRFLVCGVYLVFYKIEGEFVSVYRILNGVRDYLSVLFSDELTED from the coding sequence GTGAAATACAAAATTAGAATCAACCCTATGGCCATTGCTGATGTGCAGGAAATAAAAGCCTACATCGCTGAGGATAATCCGGAAGCAGCTATACAGATGGGAGCCGTCATTTATTCTAAAATAGAAAATTTGGCTGATTTTCCTGAAATGGGAGTCTCGCTTGGTGCAAAGATTAATCTAAAAACGGATTATCGCTTCCTTGTTTGTGGCGTTTATCTGGTATTTTACAAGATCGAGGGAGAATTCGTTTCAGTTTATCGTATATTGAATGGGGTAAGGGATTACCTGTCAGTTCTTTTTTCAGATGAGCTGACCGAGGACTAA
- a CDS encoding type II toxin-antitoxin system prevent-host-death family antitoxin, producing the protein MPNIKPVSDLRNYNEVLRSCQVGEPVFLTKNGRGRYVLLDIQEYEKQQAVVKLLSKLAEAEDTIKTGKEWKTLDDLKKALEV; encoded by the coding sequence ATGCCCAATATAAAACCGGTTTCAGATTTGAGAAATTATAACGAGGTTCTTCGTTCTTGCCAGGTTGGGGAGCCTGTGTTTTTGACCAAAAACGGCAGAGGTCGTTACGTGCTTCTGGATATACAGGAATATGAAAAGCAACAGGCTGTAGTTAAGCTTTTATCAAAGCTTGCTGAAGCGGAGGATACCATTAAAACAGGAAAGGAATGGAAGACCCTTGATGACCTCAAGAAAGCATTGGAGGTCTGA